The following coding sequences are from one Liolophura sinensis isolate JHLJ2023 chromosome 12, CUHK_Ljap_v2, whole genome shotgun sequence window:
- the LOC135479003 gene encoding LOW QUALITY PROTEIN: long-chain-fatty-acid--CoA ligase 4-like (The sequence of the model RefSeq protein was modified relative to this genomic sequence to represent the inferred CDS: inserted 2 bases in 1 codon) translates to MGDIFIKLTFGLLKALSYIYDIITFIPYYIICNPSRKVRLSNRIKAKPVSDEPGAPYRAVEHMDNLTTTLFPECNTLDDLFSRAVRLYGNRQCLGSRVLLSEDEEVQPNGKVFKKVILGEYHWENFEQVGERVKKFGFGLRSLGQKPRTNVLIFAETRPEWMIAAQSCLRFNVPVVTLYSTLGEQAIIHGINESEVTHVITTADLLPKFKGILGEIPKVTHIIYMNGGKSIPXKEVPDGVKVCSMKEVETMGEENKTGRISKPTREDTAFIMYTSGSTGVPKAVIINHGNLMCGMSGQCKVIPNLGHNDTYIAYLPLAHVLELTAELACLAHGTSLGYSSPLTLTDQSSKIKRGSQGDATVLKPTLMAAVPVIMDRLYKAVWDKVTSGGPFSEGMFKFAYDYKSRRLESGYDTPILNRILFKKIRAILGGRVRMILSGGAPLASDTQRFMNICFCCSVGQGYGLTETCGAGTIAEVHDLSTGRVGAPLSCCEIRLRDWEEGGYTSENSGDENSNPQGEVLIGGGNVAEGYYKNEDLTKEDFTKIKGQWYFCTGDIGEFEPDGCLKIIDRKKDLVKLQSGEYVSLGKIETALKLCPIVDQVCVFADSQHSYTVVLIVPNNKNLRQVASRIGEESEDVQKLCSSKKVEKEAVKLLTEFGRKGKLEKFEIPQKVCLCSEPWTPDRGLVTDAYKLKRKQINETFKDEIKQMYSK, encoded by the exons ATGGGGGACATTTTTATAAAGCTGACCTTTGGTCTGCTCAAAGCGTTGTCTTACATCTATGACATCATCACATTCATACCGTACTACATAATCTGTAACCCTAGCCGTAAGGTCCGGCTTAGCAACAGGATTAAG GCTAAACCTGTGTCGGATGAACCAGGCGCCCCTTACAGAGCTGTGGAGCATATGGATAATCTGACCACGACGCTATTCCCAGAATGCAACACGCTGGATGATTTGTTCTCACGCGCTGTGCGGTTATATGGAAATCGACAGTGTTTGGGCTCCCGTGTTCTGCTCAGTGAAGACGAAGAGGTGCAACCCAATGGGAAAGTCTTCAAAAAG GTCATCCTTGGAGAATATCATTGGGAGAATTTTGAGCAGGTCGGAGAGCGTGTCAAGAAGTTTGGTTTCGGTTTGCGATCACTAGGTCAGAAACCTCGAACAAATGTCCTGATTTTTGCTGAAACTCGACCAGAATGGATGATAGCTGCCCAGTCGTGTCTGCGCTTCAATGTTCCAG TTGTTACCCTGTACTCCACTCTTGGAGAACAAGCCATCATTCACGGAATCAACGAGTCTGAAGTCACACATGTTATTACCACAGCTGACCTCCTGCCCAAGTTCAAG GGTATTCTAGGTGAGATTCCCAAGGTGACGCATATCATCTACATGAATGGAGGGAAGAGTATCCC TAAGGAGGTGCCTGATGGAGTAAAGGTCTGTTCCATGAAGGAGGTGGAAACTATGGGAGAGGAGAATAAAACAG GGAGAATTTCCAAACCGACTCGTGAAGACACTGCATTCATCATGTACACCAGCGGTTCTACAGGGGTTCCAAAAG CTGTGATAATAAACCACGGTAACCTCATGTGTGGGATGTCTGGACAGTGTAAGGTCATCCCTAACCTTGG TCACAATGACACATACATTGCTTACCTCCCCTTGGCTCATGTTTTGGAACTCACTGCAG aaTTGGCCTGTTTAGCCCATGGAACATCGCTAGGTTATTCTTCACCTCTGACCTTGACAGACCAG TCAAGTAAAATAAAGCGTGGTAGTCAAGGAGATGCTACAGTGTTGAAGCCTACACTAATGGCAGCTGTGCCG GTCATTATGGATCGTCTCTATAAAGCCGTGTGGGACAAAGTGACTAGCGGAGGGCCTTTTAGTGAGGGAATGTTCAAATTTGCTTATGACTACAAGAGCAGACGTCTGGAGAGTGGCTATGACACTCCCATTCTGAACAG GATACTTTTCAAGAAGATCCGCGCCATCCTTGGTGGTAGGGTCAGGATGATCCTTAGTGGCGGCGCCCCTCTCGCATCTGACACCCAGCGCTTCATGAATATTTGCTTCTGCTGCTCTGTGGGGCAGGGATACGGCCTTACGGAAACCTGTGGGGCAGGGACCATAGCTGAAG TGCATGACCTGAGCACAGGACGAGTGGGAGCTCCATTATCCTGCTGCGAGATTAGACTACGGGATTGGGAAGAag GGGGCTACACAAGTGAGAATTCTGGGGATGAAAACAGCAATCCTCAAGGAGAGGTTCTGATTGGAGGAGGAAATGTTGCCGAGGGTTACTACAAAAATGAAGATCTGACCAAAGAGGACTTCACCAAAATCAAGGGCCAGTGGTATTTCTGTACCGGAGATATAGGAGAATTTGAACCAGACGGTTGTCTCAAGATTATAG ATCGGAAGAAGGATCTGGTTAAGCTTCAGTCCGGAGAGTATGTTTCCCTGGGGAAGATTGAGACGGCCTTGAAGCTGTGTCCCATCGTGGATCAAGTTTGCGTGTTTGCCGACAGTCAGCACTCTTACACCGTTGTACTTATCGTGCCCAACAACAAAAACCTGCGTCAGGTGGCCTCGCGTATCGGTGAGGAATCCGAGGATGTACAAAAACTGTGCTCTAGCAAGAAAGTGGAGAAAGAAGCTGTTAAGCTCTTAACGGAATTTGGTCGCAAAG GTAAACTGGAGAAGTTTGAAATCCCGCAGAAGGTGTGTTTATGCTCAGAGCCATGGACACCAGACAGGGGACTGGTGACTGACGCTTACAAACTGAAGCGTAAACAGATCAACGAAACATTCAAGGacgaaataaaacaaatgtattctAAATAA